The following are encoded together in the Nocardioides okcheonensis genome:
- a CDS encoding helix-turn-helix transcriptional regulator, producing the protein MSTSERMLRLLSLLQTHRYWPGPELSDRLEVSARTLRRDVDRLRDLGYQVDAVRGAAGGYQLRAGAALPPLLLEDEEAVAIAVGLRSAAVGAVAGVDGWSVQALSKVLALMPPRLRRQMDAVASQTEAPGPWEGAPAFDAAVLTTLAQACRDAELVRFDYAARAAEVTHRRVEPLRLVSLGRRWYLVAWDRDRADWRSFRLDRISDPEPTGQRFRPRDLPAEDALTFVQQGIRRMPQRYAVRVRLAAPADEVAPRVGRWGTVTPVGGGCVLEMNVDDLDWPLMVLAGSGAEFSVESPPELAAKVAEVGARFARTAGRA; encoded by the coding sequence ATGAGCACGAGCGAGCGGATGCTGCGGCTGCTGTCGCTGCTCCAGACCCACCGGTACTGGCCGGGGCCGGAGCTGTCGGACCGGCTGGAGGTCAGCGCGCGGACGTTGCGCCGCGACGTCGACCGGCTCCGCGACCTCGGCTACCAGGTGGACGCCGTGCGGGGTGCCGCCGGCGGCTACCAGCTGCGGGCGGGCGCGGCGCTGCCGCCGCTGCTGCTCGAGGACGAGGAGGCGGTGGCGATCGCCGTGGGGCTGCGGTCCGCCGCGGTCGGCGCGGTCGCCGGCGTGGACGGCTGGTCGGTGCAGGCGCTGTCGAAGGTGCTCGCGCTGATGCCCCCGCGGCTGCGTCGCCAGATGGACGCCGTCGCGTCGCAGACGGAGGCGCCCGGGCCCTGGGAGGGGGCGCCGGCGTTCGACGCCGCGGTCCTGACGACCCTCGCGCAGGCGTGCCGGGACGCCGAGCTGGTCCGCTTCGACTACGCCGCACGGGCGGCGGAGGTGACCCACCGCCGGGTCGAGCCGCTGCGCCTGGTGTCCCTCGGCCGCCGGTGGTACCTCGTCGCCTGGGACCGCGACCGGGCCGACTGGCGCAGCTTCCGACTCGACCGGATCTCCGACCCGGAGCCCACCGGCCAGCGGTTCCGGCCGCGCGACCTCCCGGCCGAGGACGCGCTGACCTTCGTCCAGCAGGGGATCCGCCGGATGCCCCAGCGCTACGCCGTACGCGTCCGGCTCGCCGCGCCGGCCGACGAGGTCGCGCCGCGGGTCGGGCGCTGGGGCACCGTCACGCCCGTCGGCGGGGGCTGCGTGCTGGAGATGAACGTCGACGACCTGGACTGGCCGCTCATGGTGCTGGCCGGGTCGGGCGCGGAGTTCTCCGTCGAGTCGCCGCCGGAGCTGGCCGCGAAGGTCGCCGAGGTGGGCGCGCGGTTCGCGCGTACGGCCGGGCGGGCCTAG
- a CDS encoding ATP-binding cassette domain-containing protein produces the protein MTHHHEATGPAIVTRGLTRHFTSRKQTIEAVQGLDLEIGQGELVAFLGPNGAGKSTTLRMLTTLIPPTAGTATVAGHDVVTGQRDVRRAIGFVGQGNGAGHRQLGRDELVSQGRAHGLSRADARRRADELVEDLDLSAVADRKVSSLSGGQRRRLDIAMGLVHLPRVLFLDEPSTGLDPQNRANLQGLVQRLHAESGSTVVLTTHYLEEADALAGRVVVVDHGRVIADDTAARLKSGLGDLVRLGFTGPDVVARAAARLDRVPDARVEAGPDVVDLRVKDGSTMVGELLADLAAVGVPPTRVEVARPTLDDVFLDLTGRSLRETQQTDQSLTTDAQPTETESEVAA, from the coding sequence ATGACCCACCACCACGAAGCAACCGGACCCGCGATCGTGACCCGTGGCCTCACCCGCCACTTCACCTCGCGCAAGCAGACCATCGAGGCCGTCCAGGGCCTCGACCTCGAGATCGGGCAGGGCGAGCTCGTCGCCTTCCTCGGCCCCAACGGGGCGGGGAAGTCGACGACGCTGCGGATGCTCACCACCCTCATCCCACCCACGGCCGGCACGGCGACCGTCGCCGGCCACGACGTCGTCACCGGGCAGCGCGACGTACGCCGCGCGATCGGGTTCGTCGGCCAGGGCAACGGCGCCGGCCACCGCCAGCTCGGCCGCGACGAGCTGGTCAGCCAGGGCCGCGCGCACGGCCTGTCCCGGGCCGACGCCCGACGCCGGGCCGACGAGCTGGTCGAGGACCTCGACCTGTCCGCGGTCGCCGACCGCAAGGTGTCCTCGCTCTCCGGCGGCCAGCGCCGTCGCCTCGACATCGCGATGGGGCTGGTGCACCTGCCCCGCGTGCTGTTCCTCGACGAGCCGTCGACCGGCCTCGACCCGCAGAACCGCGCCAACCTCCAGGGGCTGGTCCAGCGGCTGCACGCCGAGAGCGGGAGCACGGTCGTGCTCACCACCCACTACCTCGAGGAGGCCGACGCCCTCGCCGGGCGCGTGGTCGTGGTCGACCACGGCCGCGTCATCGCCGACGACACCGCCGCCCGGCTCAAGAGCGGGCTCGGCGACCTGGTCCGGCTCGGGTTCACCGGCCCCGACGTGGTCGCCCGCGCCGCGGCCCGCCTCGACCGGGTGCCGGACGCCCGGGTGGAGGCCGGCCCGGACGTCGTCGACCTGCGCGTCAAGGACGGCTCCACGATGGTCGGCGAGCTGCTCGCCGACCTGGCCGCCGTCGGCGTACCCCCGACGCGGGTCGAGGTCGCCCGGCCCACCCTCGACGACGTCTTCCTCGACCTCACCGGTCGCAGCCTGCGCGAGACGCAGCAGACCGACCAATCCCTCACCACCGACGCCCAGCCCACCGAGACCGAGAGCGAGGTCGCCGCATGA
- a CDS encoding ABC transporter permease, giving the protein MSTFVSDTLNVMNRELRPVWREPMAVVFAMIQPLVFLGLFAPLLPEMADGAALQWFVPGIVAMTALMGASFTGSNLMEEMQTGSHERQLVSPLGRPALLVGRALKEVVPMLMQVAIIVAVVTPFSFDLHLGGALAAAVVLSVFSIGVGALSFALALASKGEDWMFWTIQQTLLFPALLTAGVLLPVDGAPRWLEVVSMLNPMTYVVDAVRALFAGTFPADVVLQGVAGAGFVAVLGLVVGVRAMRRSS; this is encoded by the coding sequence ATGAGCACCTTCGTCAGCGACACCCTGAACGTGATGAACCGCGAGCTGCGCCCGGTCTGGCGCGAGCCGATGGCGGTCGTCTTCGCGATGATCCAGCCCCTGGTCTTCCTCGGGCTGTTCGCCCCGCTGCTGCCCGAGATGGCCGACGGCGCGGCGCTGCAGTGGTTCGTGCCCGGCATCGTCGCGATGACCGCGCTCATGGGCGCGTCCTTCACCGGCTCGAACCTGATGGAGGAGATGCAGACGGGCTCGCACGAGCGTCAGCTGGTCTCGCCGCTCGGGCGTCCCGCACTGCTCGTGGGCCGGGCGCTCAAGGAGGTGGTGCCGATGCTGATGCAGGTCGCGATCATCGTCGCCGTCGTGACCCCGTTCAGCTTCGACCTGCACCTCGGCGGCGCGCTGGCCGCGGCGGTGGTGCTGTCGGTCTTCAGCATCGGTGTGGGTGCGCTCTCCTTCGCGCTCGCACTGGCGTCGAAGGGCGAGGACTGGATGTTCTGGACGATCCAGCAGACCCTCCTCTTCCCGGCCCTGCTGACCGCGGGCGTGCTGCTGCCGGTGGACGGTGCGCCGCGCTGGCTCGAGGTGGTCTCGATGCTCAACCCGATGACGTACGTCGTCGACGCGGTGCGCGCGCTCTTCGCCGGGACGTTCCCGGCCGACGTCGTCCTGCAGGGCGTCGCCGGGGCCGGCTTCGTCGCCGTGCTCGGGCTGGTCGTCGGGGTGCGGGCGATGCGTCGCTCGAGCTGA
- a CDS encoding glycosyl hydrolase family 18 protein, translating to MRTKTAALALALLAPLAAGAPATAGPPDHGRREADGLVVTGYALPSTPTEVVGRDAAALTTVTVAAVSLRPDGASLTRPDARVAALVEAAHAVGLRAELLVGNYSDRLGDFDPGAASALFGDPAKVDAVADRLARLVAAGRWDGVNVDLERVRRRDGHGLVAFVTALRERIPASASVTIDVSARTSRSAYRAGGYRLAELAAVVDAVQLMAYDQHGPGWSGPGPIGGLPWVRDAVAAALEEVPAERLDLGVAGYGYLWRSDGTGRTLTVRAARRLVERAGAAPAGAPAPGSGPRGCPAGAGCGGRRPLRGVRADLARDLGLRGLAVWRLGSAGPLAPPAPPSS from the coding sequence GTGCGTACGAAGACCGCCGCCCTCGCCCTCGCGTTGCTCGCGCCGCTGGCGGCCGGCGCGCCCGCAACCGCCGGCCCGCCTGACCACGGGCGCCGCGAGGCCGACGGCCTGGTCGTCACCGGCTACGCGCTGCCGAGCACCCCGACCGAGGTGGTCGGCCGCGACGCCGCAGCGCTCACCACGGTGACCGTCGCCGCTGTCTCGCTCCGTCCCGACGGTGCGTCCCTGACCCGGCCCGACGCCCGGGTCGCGGCCCTCGTCGAGGCGGCCCACGCGGTCGGCCTGCGCGCCGAGCTGCTCGTCGGCAACTACAGCGACCGGCTCGGTGACTTCGACCCCGGAGCGGCATCCGCCCTCTTCGGCGACCCGGCGAAGGTCGACGCCGTCGCGGACCGGCTGGCCCGCCTCGTCGCGGCCGGCCGGTGGGACGGCGTCAACGTCGACCTCGAGCGCGTACGCCGCCGCGACGGCCACGGCCTGGTCGCGTTCGTGACCGCCCTGCGCGAGCGGATCCCCGCGTCCGCGTCGGTGACGATCGACGTGTCGGCCCGCACCAGCCGCTCGGCCTACCGCGCCGGTGGCTACCGGCTGGCCGAGCTGGCGGCCGTGGTCGACGCGGTGCAGCTGATGGCCTACGACCAGCACGGCCCCGGGTGGTCGGGCCCGGGACCGATCGGCGGCCTGCCGTGGGTCCGCGACGCCGTGGCCGCGGCCCTCGAGGAGGTGCCGGCCGAGCGGCTCGACCTGGGCGTCGCGGGCTACGGCTACCTCTGGCGGTCGGACGGCACCGGCCGGACGCTCACGGTGCGAGCCGCGCGGCGCCTGGTCGAGCGGGCGGGTGCCGCGCCCGCTGGCGCCCCGGCGCCGGGGAGTGGTCCGCGCGGCTGCCCGGCGGGCGCCGGGTGTGGTGGTCGACGCCCGCTCCGCGGCGTACGCGCCGACCTCGCGCGCGACCTCGGCCTCCGCGGCCTCGCGGTGTGGCGGCTCGGGTCGGCCGGCCCCCTCGCCCCACCGGCCCCACCGTCCTCATGA
- the purL gene encoding phosphoribosylformylglycinamidine synthase subunit PurL — protein MTTSGATGTLDTVSAASTDADREQPWAELGLKADEYARIREILGRRPTSSELAMYSVMWSEHCSYKSTKVHLKQFGATAEGHLQHGPQETPVGPGRLLAGIGENAGVIDIGQGYAVTFKVESHNHPSFVEPYQGAATGVGGIVRDILAMGARPVAVMDPLRFGPLDAPDTARVLPGIVAGVGGYGNCLGLPNIGGEVVFDATYAGNPLVNALCVGVLRHEDLHLAKASGVGNQVVLYGARTGGDGIGGVSVLASETFDADGPAKRPSVQVGDPFMEKLLIECTLELFAAGVIAGIQDLGGAGLSCATSELASAGDGGMHVELDRVPLRDSTLAPEEILMSESQERMMAVVEPGDVDAFMAICEKWDVEAVVVGEVTDTGRLHIDWHGERVVDVPPRSVAHDGPTYQRPFARPDWQDGLQADDASRLARPTTGEELRDTVLRMVASPNLCDTSWVTDQYDRYVQGNTVLAQPADSGMVRVDAETNLGVSVSTDCNGRFAKLDPYTGAQHALAESFRNVATGGARPLAVSDCLNFGSPEDPDVMWQFAEACRGLKDACLELGIPVTGGNVSLYNQTGDTAILPTPVVAVLGVIDDVTRRTPTGFGAAGERVFLLGETRDELSGSEWAHVVHGHLGGLPPVLDLAAEQALASLLQDASRDRVLTSAHDLSEGGLAQALAESTFHRGVGASVSLASVAGGDAFVALFSESAARALVTVTDEQADALVALAERHGVPLTPLGRTGGDTLSVEGAFDLPVAEARDAWRATLPAALGS, from the coding sequence CTGACGACGTCCGGCGCGACCGGCACCCTCGACACGGTCTCGGCGGCGTCCACCGACGCCGACCGCGAGCAGCCGTGGGCCGAGCTCGGCCTGAAGGCCGACGAGTACGCCCGGATCCGCGAGATCCTCGGCCGGCGGCCCACCAGCTCGGAGCTGGCGATGTACTCGGTGATGTGGAGCGAGCACTGCTCCTACAAGTCCACCAAGGTGCACCTCAAGCAGTTCGGCGCCACGGCCGAAGGCCACCTGCAGCACGGTCCGCAGGAGACGCCGGTGGGGCCGGGACGGTTGCTCGCGGGCATCGGCGAGAACGCCGGCGTCATCGACATCGGCCAGGGCTACGCCGTCACGTTCAAGGTCGAGAGCCACAACCACCCGTCGTTCGTCGAGCCCTACCAGGGCGCCGCGACCGGCGTCGGCGGCATCGTCCGCGACATCCTCGCGATGGGCGCCCGCCCGGTCGCGGTGATGGACCCGCTGCGCTTCGGCCCGCTCGACGCCCCCGACACCGCGCGCGTGCTGCCGGGGATCGTGGCCGGCGTCGGCGGCTACGGCAACTGCCTGGGCCTGCCCAACATCGGTGGCGAGGTGGTCTTCGACGCGACCTACGCCGGCAACCCGCTGGTCAACGCGCTCTGCGTCGGCGTCCTGCGCCACGAGGACCTCCACCTCGCGAAGGCGTCGGGCGTCGGCAACCAGGTCGTCCTCTACGGCGCCCGCACCGGCGGCGACGGCATCGGCGGCGTCTCGGTGCTGGCCTCGGAGACCTTCGACGCCGACGGGCCGGCCAAGCGCCCGAGCGTCCAGGTCGGCGACCCGTTCATGGAGAAGCTGCTCATCGAGTGCACCCTCGAGCTCTTCGCCGCCGGCGTCATCGCCGGCATCCAGGACCTCGGCGGGGCCGGGCTGTCCTGCGCCACCTCCGAGCTGGCGTCGGCCGGCGACGGCGGCATGCACGTCGAGCTCGACCGGGTCCCGCTGCGCGACTCCACGCTCGCCCCCGAGGAGATCCTCATGAGCGAGTCGCAGGAGCGGATGATGGCCGTCGTCGAGCCCGGCGACGTCGACGCCTTCATGGCGATCTGCGAGAAGTGGGACGTCGAGGCCGTGGTCGTCGGCGAGGTCACCGACACCGGCCGGCTGCACATCGACTGGCACGGCGAGCGCGTCGTCGACGTGCCCCCGCGCTCGGTCGCCCACGACGGCCCGACCTACCAGCGTCCGTTCGCCCGGCCCGACTGGCAGGACGGGCTCCAGGCAGACGACGCCTCGCGCCTGGCGCGACCGACGACCGGGGAGGAGCTGCGCGACACGGTGCTCCGGATGGTCGCCTCGCCCAACCTGTGCGACACGTCCTGGGTCACCGACCAGTACGACCGCTACGTCCAGGGCAACACCGTCCTGGCGCAGCCGGCCGACTCCGGCATGGTGCGGGTCGACGCGGAGACCAACCTGGGTGTGTCGGTGTCGACCGACTGCAACGGTCGCTTCGCCAAGCTCGACCCCTACACCGGCGCCCAGCACGCGCTGGCCGAGTCGTTCCGCAACGTCGCCACCGGCGGCGCCCGCCCGCTCGCGGTCTCGGACTGCCTCAACTTCGGCTCGCCCGAGGACCCGGACGTGATGTGGCAGTTCGCCGAGGCCTGCCGCGGCCTGAAGGACGCCTGCCTCGAGCTCGGCATCCCGGTGACCGGCGGCAACGTCAGCCTCTACAACCAGACGGGCGACACGGCGATCCTCCCGACGCCCGTGGTGGCCGTCCTCGGCGTCATCGACGACGTCACCCGGCGTACGCCGACCGGCTTCGGCGCCGCAGGCGAGCGGGTCTTCCTGCTCGGCGAGACCCGCGACGAGCTGTCCGGCTCGGAGTGGGCCCACGTCGTCCACGGCCACCTCGGCGGACTGCCGCCGGTCCTCGACCTCGCCGCCGAGCAGGCGCTCGCCTCGCTGCTCCAGGACGCCTCGCGCGACCGCGTCCTGACCAGCGCCCACGACCTGTCCGAGGGCGGGCTCGCCCAGGCCCTCGCCGAGTCCACCTTCCACCGCGGTGTCGGTGCGTCGGTCTCGCTGGCCTCCGTCGCCGGCGGCGACGCCTTCGTCGCGCTGTTCTCCGAGTCCGCGGCCCGCGCGCTGGTGACGGTCACCGACGAGCAGGCCGACGCGCTGGTCGCGCTCGCCGAGCGCCACGGGGTGCCGCTCACCCCGCTCGGCCGCACCGGCGGCGACACGCTCTCGGTCGAGGGTGCGTTCGACCTCCCCGTCGCCGAGGCGCGCGACGCCTGGCGCGCGACGCTCCCGGCCGCCCTCGGCTCCTGA
- a CDS encoding glycoside hydrolase domain-containing protein, with amino-acid sequence MPRHRPTSAARSLLAALALTVAAPLVALAPTGSAHAERSATPRLASAQQIALATPGDFTGHGFDQCLAPTQSAMDAWWKKSPFTAVGIYISGDSRACRSQPNLSATWVATQVARGWRLLPIALGPQASCQPRFPRYKDDFKISNKPAGGYATAAAQGAAEADKNAADAVAYGIGPGSTIWYDLEGFDLTNTACRESALVFVSSWVTRIKQQGYVAGFYSSASSGIKMLDDARTQRPGQFALPDRIWIARWDGNADTSTTYIPEEGWRPGGRMKQYRGGHNETWGGVTINIDSNFIDLGAGSQPVPEGRCPGTRLDFWKYPTLTPGAAKVARVKVLQCLLTEQGTYAGAINGSYDAATVAAARAWQATRKFTPTDTFEKRHWVALLSAGARTTVKRGSTDESVHRLQRALNAAGAGRFRATGVLDAKTEAALRAYQKRLRITVSGVATPQTWNKLQRGL; translated from the coding sequence ATGCCTCGCCACCGCCCGACGAGCGCCGCGCGCTCGCTCCTGGCCGCCCTCGCGCTGACCGTCGCCGCGCCGCTCGTCGCCCTCGCGCCGACCGGGTCCGCCCACGCCGAGCGCTCCGCGACCCCGCGCCTCGCGAGCGCCCAGCAGATCGCGCTCGCGACACCGGGCGACTTCACCGGGCACGGCTTCGACCAGTGCCTCGCGCCGACCCAGTCCGCGATGGACGCCTGGTGGAAGAAGTCGCCGTTCACCGCCGTCGGCATCTACATCTCCGGCGACTCGCGGGCCTGCCGCAGCCAGCCGAACCTCAGCGCCACGTGGGTCGCCACGCAGGTCGCCCGCGGCTGGCGCCTCCTGCCGATCGCGCTCGGCCCGCAGGCGTCCTGCCAGCCGCGCTTCCCGCGCTACAAGGACGACTTCAAGATCTCCAACAAGCCCGCGGGCGGCTACGCGACGGCCGCGGCTCAGGGTGCCGCCGAGGCCGACAAGAACGCCGCCGACGCGGTGGCGTACGGCATCGGGCCGGGCAGCACCATCTGGTACGACCTCGAGGGCTTCGACCTCACCAACACCGCCTGCCGCGAGTCCGCGCTCGTCTTCGTGTCGAGCTGGGTGACGCGGATCAAGCAGCAGGGCTACGTCGCAGGGTTCTACTCCAGCGCGAGCTCGGGCATCAAGATGCTCGACGACGCCCGCACCCAGCGGCCCGGCCAGTTCGCGCTGCCCGACCGGATCTGGATCGCGCGGTGGGACGGCAACGCCGACACCTCGACCACCTACATCCCCGAGGAGGGCTGGCGCCCGGGCGGCCGGATGAAGCAGTACCGCGGCGGTCACAACGAGACCTGGGGCGGCGTCACGATCAACATCGACAGCAACTTCATCGACCTCGGCGCCGGCTCGCAGCCCGTCCCGGAGGGCCGCTGCCCCGGCACCCGGCTCGACTTCTGGAAGTACCCCACCCTCACCCCGGGCGCCGCGAAGGTCGCCCGCGTGAAGGTGCTGCAGTGCCTGCTCACCGAGCAGGGCACCTACGCCGGCGCGATCAACGGCAGCTACGACGCCGCGACCGTCGCCGCCGCCCGGGCGTGGCAGGCGACCCGGAAGTTCACGCCCACCGACACCTTCGAGAAGCGACACTGGGTCGCGCTGCTCTCGGCCGGCGCGCGGACGACGGTGAAGCGCGGCTCCACCGACGAGTCGGTCCACCGCCTCCAGCGTGCGCTCAACGCCGCCGGCGCCGGGAGGTTCCGCGCCACCGGCGTGCTCGACGCGAAGACCGAGGCCGCGCTGCGTGCGTACCAGAAGCGGCTGCGGATCACCGTCTCCGGCGTCGCGACGCCCCAGACCTGGAACAAGCTGCAGCGCGGGCTCTGA
- a CDS encoding DUF3817 domain-containing protein, which produces MSPTRLYRLVARAEAVTWALLLTGMFLKYVTETTELGVQVFGMVHGVVFIAYCLTTVLLWVDQSWSTGRLVAGLAAAVPPFATIPFELSAERRSLLGDSWRLRSQAPHGLVERLAAWLVRRPAQGALAGVVAVAGLTAVALVLGPPA; this is translated from the coding sequence ATGAGCCCCACCCGTCTCTACCGCCTGGTCGCCCGCGCCGAGGCCGTCACCTGGGCGCTGCTGCTGACCGGCATGTTCCTCAAGTACGTCACCGAGACGACCGAGCTCGGCGTCCAGGTCTTCGGCATGGTCCACGGCGTCGTCTTCATCGCCTACTGCCTGACCACGGTGCTGCTGTGGGTCGACCAGTCGTGGTCGACCGGACGCCTGGTCGCCGGCCTCGCCGCGGCGGTCCCGCCGTTCGCGACGATCCCCTTCGAGCTCAGCGCCGAGCGCCGGAGCCTGCTCGGCGACAGCTGGCGGCTGCGCAGCCAGGCGCCGCACGGCCTCGTCGAGCGGCTCGCCGCGTGGCTGGTGCGCCGCCCCGCGCAGGGTGCGCTCGCCGGCGTGGTCGCCGTCGCCGGGCTGACCGCCGTCGCGCTGGTCCTCGGCCCGCCTGCCTGA
- the purQ gene encoding phosphoribosylformylglycinamidine synthase subunit PurQ — translation MRVGVVTFPGSLDDGDARRAVTIGGNEAVALWHGDDDLRGVDAVVLPGGFSYGDYLRCGAISRFAPVMTAVVEAAGKGLPVLGICNGFQILCESHLLPGALIRNDHRKFVCRDQRLRIERVDTPWTSAYAPGAEVTIVLKNGEGGFVADEATLDRLEGEGRVVARYLDDNPNGSLRDIAGISNERGNVVGLMPHPEHAVEDLTGPGTDGLGFFTSLVERSFA, via the coding sequence ATGCGCGTCGGCGTCGTCACCTTCCCGGGCTCCCTCGACGACGGCGACGCCCGCCGCGCCGTCACCATCGGCGGCAACGAGGCGGTGGCGCTGTGGCACGGCGACGACGACCTCCGCGGCGTCGACGCGGTCGTCCTCCCCGGCGGCTTCTCCTACGGCGACTACCTGCGCTGCGGCGCCATCTCCCGCTTCGCGCCGGTGATGACGGCGGTCGTCGAGGCGGCCGGCAAGGGACTTCCGGTGCTCGGCATCTGCAACGGCTTCCAGATCCTCTGCGAGTCCCACCTGCTGCCCGGCGCGCTGATCCGCAACGACCACCGCAAGTTCGTCTGCCGCGACCAGCGGCTCCGCATCGAGCGCGTCGACACCCCGTGGACCTCGGCGTACGCCCCGGGCGCGGAGGTGACGATCGTGCTCAAGAACGGCGAGGGCGGCTTCGTCGCCGACGAGGCGACCCTCGACCGGCTCGAGGGGGAGGGTCGCGTGGTCGCCCGCTACCTCGACGACAACCCGAACGGCTCGCTGCGCGACATCGCCGGCATCTCCAACGAGCGCGGCAACGTCGTCGGCCTGATGCCCCACCCCGAGCACGCGGTCGAGGACCTCACCGGTCCCGGGACCGACGGGCTCGGCTTCTTCACCTCGCTCGTGGAGCGTTCCTTCGCATGA
- the purS gene encoding phosphoribosylformylglycinamidine synthase subunit PurS — translation MARVVVDVMPKPEILDPQGKAVLGALPRLGFAGVTDVRQGKRFELEIDGEITDEVLAAVDEMAETLLSNPVIENYEVHVEDRSVAEVAAEAGR, via the coding sequence GTGGCCAGAGTCGTCGTCGACGTCATGCCCAAGCCCGAGATCCTCGACCCCCAGGGCAAGGCAGTGCTCGGCGCGCTGCCCCGCCTCGGCTTCGCCGGCGTCACCGACGTCCGGCAGGGCAAGCGGTTCGAGCTCGAGATCGACGGCGAGATCACCGACGAGGTGCTCGCCGCGGTCGACGAGATGGCCGAGACGCTCCTGTCGAACCCCGTGATCGAGAACTACGAGGTCCACGTCGAGGACCGCTCCGTGGCCGAGGTCGCGGCCGAGGCCGGTCGCTGA
- a CDS encoding long-chain-fatty-acid--CoA ligase, translating to MPNLSSLLEGSAQAHPDRTAVVLGDTRLTYAQVDAGASQVANLLVSRGIEPGDKVALSCPNLPYFPIVYYGILKAGATVVPLNVLLKGREVAYHLDDSDAKAYFCFQGTPELPIGTEGHAGFEQTEGCEHFFLITADPAAESPIEGAQTLGQALKGQSPVFETREVGADDTAVILYTSGTTGQPKGAELMHRNMISNALASDALFGADADNPDTLLCVLPLFHSFGQTVIMNAGFAFGGTVVLLPRFEAGPALALMDREDVTFFAGVPTMYWGLLGALDDSGVDVKKLAGTLRVAAAGGSALPVEVHKEFERRFGVTILEGYGLSETSPVSSFSVWGEPARVGSIGKPIPGVEMKLISPEPGVREDVEDAEDAIGEIAIKGPNIMKGYYGRPDATAEAIVDGWFRSGDLGRKDADGWYYIVDRSKDMIIRGGYNVYPREVEEVLLTHPDVSLAAVIGVPHDSHGEEVKAVVIRKDGATVTEDELVAWGKEQMAGYKYPRIVQFVDALPMTATGKILKRELS from the coding sequence ATGCCGAACCTCTCCTCGCTGCTCGAAGGGTCCGCCCAGGCCCACCCGGACCGTACGGCCGTCGTGCTCGGCGACACCCGCCTGACCTATGCGCAGGTCGACGCGGGCGCCAGCCAGGTCGCCAACCTGCTGGTCTCGCGCGGCATCGAGCCGGGCGACAAGGTCGCGCTGAGCTGCCCGAACCTGCCGTACTTCCCGATCGTCTACTACGGGATCCTCAAGGCCGGTGCGACGGTCGTCCCGCTCAACGTGCTGCTCAAGGGTCGGGAGGTGGCCTACCACCTCGACGACTCCGACGCGAAGGCGTACTTCTGCTTCCAGGGCACGCCCGAGCTGCCGATCGGCACCGAGGGCCACGCCGGCTTCGAGCAGACCGAGGGCTGCGAGCACTTCTTCCTGATCACGGCCGACCCGGCGGCGGAGTCGCCGATCGAGGGCGCGCAGACCCTCGGCCAGGCCCTGAAGGGCCAGTCGCCGGTCTTCGAGACCCGGGAGGTCGGCGCCGACGACACCGCCGTCATCCTCTACACCTCCGGCACCACGGGCCAGCCCAAGGGTGCGGAGCTGATGCACCGCAACATGATCTCGAACGCGCTCGCCAGCGACGCCCTCTTCGGCGCGGACGCCGACAACCCCGACACGCTCCTGTGCGTGCTGCCGCTGTTCCACTCGTTCGGCCAGACGGTGATCATGAACGCCGGCTTCGCCTTCGGCGGCACCGTCGTGCTGCTGCCGCGCTTCGAGGCCGGGCCCGCGCTGGCGCTGATGGACCGCGAGGACGTCACCTTCTTCGCCGGCGTCCCGACGATGTACTGGGGGCTGCTCGGCGCGCTCGACGACTCCGGCGTCGACGTGAAGAAGCTGGCCGGGACGCTGCGCGTGGCCGCGGCCGGGGGCTCGGCGCTGCCGGTCGAGGTCCACAAGGAGTTCGAGCGCCGCTTCGGCGTCACCATCCTCGAGGGCTACGGGCTCTCCGAGACCTCGCCCGTCTCGAGCTTCTCGGTGTGGGGCGAGCCCGCCCGCGTGGGCTCGATCGGCAAGCCGATCCCGGGCGTGGAGATGAAGCTGATCAGCCCCGAGCCGGGGGTGCGCGAGGACGTCGAGGACGCCGAGGACGCGATCGGCGAGATCGCGATCAAGGGCCCCAACATCATGAAGGGCTACTACGGCCGCCCCGACGCGACGGCCGAGGCGATCGTCGACGGCTGGTTCCGCTCCGGCGACCTCGGGCGCAAGGACGCCGACGGCTGGTACTACATCGTCGACCGGTCCAAGGACATGATCATCCGCGGCGGCTACAACGTGTACCCGCGTGAGGTCGAGGAGGTCCTGCTCACCCATCCCGACGTCTCGCTCGCCGCCGTCATCGGCGTGCCGCACGACAGCCACGGCGAGGAGGTCAAGGCCGTCGTGATCCGCAAGGACGGCGCGACCGTGACCGAGGACGAGCTCGTGGCGTGGGGCAAGGAGCAGATGGCGGGCTACAAGTACCCCCGCATCGTGCAGTTCGTCGACGCGCTCCCGATGACCGCGACCGGCAAGATCCTCAAGCGCGAGCTGAGCTGA